The window CGCGACCAGGGGCTTGCCGCCTCCGGCCACCGTCGCGAGCAGGTCCTGCTGGGCCGGGTCGGTGTCGGCCAGCTCGTCGACGTAGACGTACGCCAGCCGCCGGCGCTCGGCCGCGAGCAGCTCGGGGTCGTCGAGCAGCATTCCGGTGGCGGCCCGGACCAGCTCGGCCGGGTCGTACGCGACGGAGCCGCGGTTGCTGACGTCGCGCAGGGCGAGCACGGCCACGTACTCCCGCAGGAACCGCGCGGCGGCGGGCCAGTCGGCGCGGCCGAGCTTCTCGCCCAGCCGGGCCAGCTCGACGGGACCGACGCCCCGCTCGGCGGCGCGCATCAGCAGGTCGCGCAGCTGCGCCGCGAAGGCCCGGGTGCGCAACGCGGGGCGCAGGTCCTCCGGCCAGCCGACCGGGTCGTCGTCGGGCGCCTCGCCGACCACGTCGAGCAGCTCGCGGATGATCAGATCCTGCTCCGGCCCGGTGAGCAGCCGGGGGGACGGCTCGCCGCGCTCGGCCGCCGCCCGCCGCAGCAGCCCGAAGGCGTACGCCGGGAGGGTGCGCACCAGCGGCTCGCGCAGCACGCGGTGCCCGCCCTCGGCGACGCGGGCCTCGATCCGCTGGCGCAGCGCGGTGGCGCCCCGGCGGCCGAAGGTGAGCACCAGGATCCGCTCCGGGTCGACGCCCTCGGCCACCCGCGCGGCGACGGCCTCGACCAGCGTGGCGGTCTTGCCCGTGCCGGGACCGCCGAGCACCAGCATCGGCCCGTCGGTGTGCGCCACGATCTCGACCTGGCGCGGATCGGCCAGCCGCGCCGCCCCACGGTGCGCGTCCCCGTCGGCCGGCCCCCCGGACCGCCGCTCACCCTCCGTCGGCCCTCCGGACCGCCGCTCACCCCCGGTCGGCCCCCCGGACCGACCGTCCCCCCGGGCCGGCCCGCCGGGCCGGTGGTCCCCCCGGACCGCCTCCGCAGGCCGGCGCACCAGCCGGTACGCCTGCATCCGTCCATCCCACCACGCCGGTACGACACCCCCACCCCGCCACCCCGCCGGGGACCAACCCGCACTCCCCCGTCAGAGGAGCTGGAGTTCCAGGGTGTCCAGGGCGGCGGGGACCGTGTCGGTCACGGTGAGCAGGCCCAGGCCGGCGGGCTTGAGGAAGGTCTGGTCGGCCAGCGCGCCCAGCCAGTCGAGCACCGGGCGGTAGAAGCCGTCGGTGTCGACCAGCACCATCGGCTTGGCGTGCAGGGCCAGGGTGGCGGTCGTCCAGACCTCGAACAGCTCGTCGAGGGTGCCGAGCCCGCCCGGCAGGGTGAGGAACGCGTCCGACTTGTCGATCATGAGGGTCTTGCGGCTGGCCATCGAGTCGGTGACGAGCAACTCGTCCGACGCCAGGTCGGCAACCTCCAGGTCGACCAGCGACTGCGGGATCACCCCGACCGTCCGGCCGCCGGCGGCCCGCGCCCCGTCGGCCAGCGCGCCCATCATGCCGACGCACCCGCCGCCGCTGACGAGGGTGTGCCCGCGCCGGGCGATCTCCGCGCCCGTCTCGGCCGCGAGGTCCAGCCAGCGCTGGTCGAGGGTACGGGAGGAGGCGCAGAACACGCAGATCGCCGCCATGTCAGCGCTTCCGGTTCTCGTCGCCCGCCTCGGCGGCGGCCTGCTGGTCGGCGGCGGTGACGGCGACGGCCTCCTCGCGGACCGCCTCCTGCTCGACGTTGAGGGCGGCCTCGGCCTCCACGATGTGCCGGACCGCCGCGTCGACGTCGTCGGTCACGCAGATCAGCTCCAGGTCGACGGGGCCGATCTTGCCGTCGGCGGCCATCGTGTCGCGCAGCCAGTCGAGCAGGCCGCTCCAGTAGTCGGCGCCCATCAGCACCACGGGGAACCGGGTCACCTTGCCGGTCTGCACCAGGGTGAGCGCCTCGAAGAGCTCGTCCATGGTGCCGAACCCGCCGGGCAGCACGACGAACGCCTGGGCGTACTTGACGAACATGGTCTTGCGGGCAAAGAAGTAGCGGAAGTCGATGGCCAGGTCGACCCAGTCGTTGAGCCCCTGTTCGAAGGGGAGCTCGATGCCGAGGCCGACCGACAGCCCACCGGCCTCGCTGGCGCCCCGGTTGGCCGCCTCCATCACGCCCGGCCCGCCGCCGGTGATCACCGCGTAGCCGGCCCGGGCCAGGGCAGCGCCCAGCGCCTCGGCCAGCTGGCACTCGGGGCTATCCGGGTGGCTGCGGGCGGAACCGAACACGCTGACCGCCGAGGGCAGGTCGGCGAGGGTGTCGAAGCCCTCGACGAACTCGGAGAGGATGCGCAGCGCCCGCCAGGCGTCCTTGGTCTTCCAGTCCTCACGCCCCCGCGAATCGAGCAGGCGCTGGTCGGCGGTGCTGCCCGTCATCGCCTGCCGCCGCAGCGTCACGGCCCCCCGGTGCCGTTCCTGTCCCGGCTCGCGGCCGGCCTCCCGCCCGTTGCTCTGACCCATGGGAGCAACCGTAGTGGAGCCGCACCCGCCAGGTGCGCGCACCGTGAGCCGGGCCGCCGCAGGTGACGGGCGAGGCGACAAACGACGCCACCCCCGGGCGCCGGAGGACGCGGCCTCGGACGTCGACGGCACGGCCCCCGGCGACGGACGACGCGACCTCGGCGGCCACCTCGGGCGACGGGCGGGGCCGGGCCGGGCGACGATCGGAAATATTTTTCCGGATCTTGGGCAACTAATTCGGTCGCACGGGCGTCTTACTATTCACATACCGGGTATGCCCCGGCGCGCGCCTTCGGGGGAGGAGTCAGCGTGATCAGCAACAGCGAGATGATCCGGATCCGGCGGCAGATGCAGCGCCGCATCCGCGACGTGGTGGCCGAGCGCCGCCGCGCCCGCCTGATGGAACCGTCCACCGACCAGGGCGGCCAGACCGACGCCCGGCCCTCCGCCGACGCGTCCACCACCGTCTGACCGCACCGACGACACCGTGCACGGAAGGTCCGCGTCCTTCGACGCGGACCTTCCGTCCATCCGGGGCACGCCCCGCGCGGGGAGCTTCAGGAAGAGGCGAGCCAGCGGCGCAGGGTGACGGCGCCCTCCCGGATCTTGCTGATCTCCACGTGCTCGTCGGGATGGTGGGCCAGGTTGGGGTCGCCGGGGCCGAAGTTCAGCGCCGGGATGCCCATCGCGGCGAACCGGGCCACGTCCGTCCAGCCCAGCTTGCCGATCGGCGCGGCACCGACCGCGGCGAGGAACTCCTTGGCGGGTGCCGCCTCCAGCCCGGGCGGGGCGCCGGCGGCCGAATCCGTGACCCGCACGTCGAAGCCGGCGAAGACCTCGCGCAGGTGCGCCTCGGCCTCGGCCGGGGTCCGGTCCGGCGCGAACCGGTAGTTGACCTCGACCTCGCACCGGTCGGGCACCACGTTGCCGGCCACGCCGCCGTGGATGCGGACCGCGTTCATGCCCTCCCGGTAGTCGCAGCCGTCGATGGTCACCCGCCGCGCCTCGTAGTTGGTCAGCCGGTCGAGCACCTCGCCGGCCGCGTGGATCGCGTTCACCCCGTGCCAGGAACGGGCCGAGTGGGCGCGTACGCCGGTGGTGGTGACGACCCCGCGCATGGTGCCCTGGCACCCCGCCTCGACGATGCCGTGCGTCGGCTCCAGCAGCAGCGCGAAGTCGGCCTCCAGCCACTCCGGGTACGCGTCGGCGACCAGGAAGAGGCCGTTGTACTTCGACTCGATCTCCTCGGCCTCGTAGAAGAAGTACGTCACGTCGTAGCGCGGGTCCGGCAGGCTCACCGCCAGGTTCAGCGCGAACGCCACCCCGGACTTCATGTCCGAGGTGCCGCAGCCGTACATCAGGTCGCCGCGCGTGGTCGACGGGAAGTTGTTGTTCAGCGGCACCGTGTCCAGGTGACCGGCGAGCACCACCCGCTGGTCACGGCCCAGGTCCGTCCGCGCCATCACCGTGTTGCCGTGCCGGTACGTGGTCAGGTGCGGTACGCCCCTCAGCACCTCCTCCACGCAGTCGGCGATCGCCTTCTCGTTGAGGGACACGGACTCCATGTCGACCAGCGCGCGGGTCAGCGCCACCGGATCGGCCAGGACCTCGGGGGTCAGCGGGTTCTCCATGGTTCGCACGGTACCGTCAGATCCGGCGAGCGCGTGGAGCGAGCGTTCCGGGGCGGCCCGCGCGGGAGGCGGGGCGCGGAGGGCTCGCCGGCCCGCAGCACGAACGAGAGGTGAATCAGTGACGTCCGAATCCGCCTGGGGCATCGGCCTGGCCACCGTTACCGCTGACGACCAGGTGCTCGACACCTGGTATCCGAC is drawn from Micromonospora sp. NBC_01740 and contains these coding sequences:
- a CDS encoding TIGR00730 family Rossman fold protein, whose translation is MAAICVFCASSRTLDQRWLDLAAETGAEIARRGHTLVSGGGCVGMMGALADGARAAGGRTVGVIPQSLVDLEVADLASDELLVTDSMASRKTLMIDKSDAFLTLPGGLGTLDELFEVWTTATLALHAKPMVLVDTDGFYRPVLDWLGALADQTFLKPAGLGLLTVTDTVPAALDTLELQLL
- a CDS encoding TIGR00730 family Rossman fold protein; the encoded protein is MGQSNGREAGREPGQERHRGAVTLRRQAMTGSTADQRLLDSRGREDWKTKDAWRALRILSEFVEGFDTLADLPSAVSVFGSARSHPDSPECQLAEALGAALARAGYAVITGGGPGVMEAANRGASEAGGLSVGLGIELPFEQGLNDWVDLAIDFRYFFARKTMFVKYAQAFVVLPGGFGTMDELFEALTLVQTGKVTRFPVVLMGADYWSGLLDWLRDTMAADGKIGPVDLELICVTDDVDAAVRHIVEAEAALNVEQEAVREEAVAVTAADQQAAAEAGDENRKR
- the dapE gene encoding succinyl-diaminopimelate desuccinylase encodes the protein MENPLTPEVLADPVALTRALVDMESVSLNEKAIADCVEEVLRGVPHLTTYRHGNTVMARTDLGRDQRVVLAGHLDTVPLNNNFPSTTRGDLMYGCGTSDMKSGVAFALNLAVSLPDPRYDVTYFFYEAEEIESKYNGLFLVADAYPEWLEADFALLLEPTHGIVEAGCQGTMRGVVTTTGVRAHSARSWHGVNAIHAAGEVLDRLTNYEARRVTIDGCDYREGMNAVRIHGGVAGNVVPDRCEVEVNYRFAPDRTPAEAEAHLREVFAGFDVRVTDSAAGAPPGLEAAPAKEFLAAVGAAPIGKLGWTDVARFAAMGIPALNFGPGDPNLAHHPDEHVEISKIREGAVTLRRWLASS